From the genome of Methanosphaera sp., one region includes:
- a CDS encoding TM1802 family CRISPR-associated protein, giving the protein MADLTIEHRYVLDEILIDDDKKASFLLGFLLRKLTHMEYKSLKQTPFLGKIYDIQLSHDKIKALYPVMINEIRKYDAIFKELEEEASISLLKSDKNWNISDDETSFYFTLGYTLGSAPNYIRSVNDKEITN; this is encoded by the coding sequence ATGGCAGATTTAACTATTGAACATAGATATGTTCTTGATGAAATACTTATAGATGATGATAAGAAGGCTTCATTTCTTCTAGGTTTTCTTCTTCGTAAATTAACACACATGGAGTATAAAAGTTTAAAACAGACACCATTTCTTGGAAAGATTTATGATATTCAACTTTCACATGATAAAATAAAAGCATTATATCCTGTTATGATTAATGAAATACGTAAATATGATGCTATATTTAAGGAACTTGAAGAGGAAGCATCAATTAGTCTTTTAAAAAGTGATAAAAACTGGAATATTTCAGATGATGAGACAAGTTTCTATTTCACACTAGGTTATACTCTTGGCAGTGCTCCTAATTATATAAGAAGTGTTAATGATAAAGAGATTACAAATTAA